Within the Ranitomeya imitator isolate aRanImi1 chromosome 8, aRanImi1.pri, whole genome shotgun sequence genome, the region AGTTAATGGGTGCCTTAAAGTACCTCCACACGATCCAGGCGGCCATGGTGTGACCCAGCCAATAAGTAACCCATCACTAACAGTATCCAACACTGCAGCAGATTTTGAAAAATGGCCGCTGCCTAGTCTACATGATTTAGTGGGTTCAAGTAATGGAAGAAGATGCTGGTTATTGTGGATTAAGATGATGAAAATGGACCCAAGCAAGACGAGaagagggaaaaaaataataataagggtCCTGGAATGGCAGAAATCGGGTTTATGGCAACAGAACCCTAGTTGCACTTCACTATTTGCATCCTGTGTAGAAAACGGAGGCAACTTTGGTCTCGATACGATTTCTCCTAGTGATACCAAGACTAGAGGAGTAGACGATgcacattataaaaaaaaatgtaaaaaaaaaaggaataaaacttAACAGAAATGCTGAAAAAAATCTGCCCAAGTCCCGTAAATAAGAAGTTTGACTTTTTCCAtgaaatctaaaaaataaaaaagtaaaaaaaaaaaaaaaaaataattggttcAGGAGATTAAAGAaaattaagctttttttttttctctttatgtggAAACCAGAAACCCTTCGTGTCATCGGAGTAGGACTCTGCTTGGCATTGTACGTGAAGATACAGTCGAGACGTTCGCTGCGGATACTACAATATGATGCAAGGCTTCTTATCCTTGAAGGGGTTTTCGGACGTGGGAATGCCCATGAGTAGAGGGTCGTTCTTGGCGTGTTCGTCACAGTAGCGCATGAGATCGGCTGATGCTTTGGAAATCTGGAGGGTCGAAAATGAAAAATTACGTTACTGACAGGATGTGGGATTTCTGGGATGACAGGGACGGGGAGATGGAGATTACCTTTATTCTTTCTATGGACGCCTCCACCTTCAGCTGCTGGACGGTTCTCCGTGCTTGTGCTATGTTGTTGGTGCTGGCCGTTTTGGTAGACATCTTTGGTGAAGTCTACGGACAGAGAAGATTAGAACAATCACCAAAGATACATCTCGGAAAGTCCTGCTCACACTGTCTACAAGACACATAATGAAGATGTAAAGGAGGACCAAACGCTAATAACGGGAGGCGAGAAATTTCCCAAGCACAGCGATCGCTGGGACCACCAGCCATCCCGGGAGTGGAGGTCGAGCCTGCGCAGCTCCGTTCACAAGCCATCCCAGGAGCAGAGGTCGAGCCTGCGCAGCTCACTCCGTTCACAAGCCATCCCGGGAATGGAGATCAAGCCTGCGCATCTCACTCCGTTCACAAGCCATCCCAGGAAAGGAGGTCGAGCCTGCGCAGCTCCGTTCACAAGCCATCCTGGGAGCGGAGGTGTTCACAAGCCATCCCGGGAATGGAGGTCGAGCCTGCGCATCTCACTCCGTTCACAAGCCATCCCAGGAAAGGAGGTCGAGCCTGTGCAGCTCCACTCCATTCACAAGCCATCCCGGGAGTGGAGGTCAAGCCTGTGCAGCTCCACTCCATTCACAAGCCATCCCGGGAGTGGAGGTCAAGCCTGCACAGCTCCGTTCACAAGCCATCCCGGGAGCGGAGGTCGAGCctgcacagctccgctccatacacaagcCATCCCGGGAGGGGAGGTCAAGCCTGCGCAGCTCCGCTCCATTCACAAGCCATCCCGGGAGGGGAGGTCAAGCCTGCACAGCTCCGTTCACAAGCCATCCCGGGAGCGGAGGTCGAGCctgcacagctccgctccatacacaagcCATCCCGGGAGGGGAGGTCAAGCCTGCGCAGCTCCGCTCCATTCACAAGCCATCC harbors:
- the GNG12 gene encoding guanine nucleotide-binding protein G(I)/G(S)/G(O) subunit gamma-12, with protein sequence MSTKTASTNNIAQARRTVQQLKVEASIERIKISKASADLMRYCDEHAKNDPLLMGIPTSENPFKDKKPCIIL